A region from the Lentisphaera profundi genome encodes:
- the radC gene encoding RadC family protein, whose amino-acid sequence MNKKIKDLPDLDRPRERMLSMGEEVLSESELIALIIGSGTRELSAIDLARVIYQHFDNSLFRLSRATLEDLEHIHGVGPAKATSLKAVFALARKLIVEEALEQFTINRPESAAPYLIQLLSGKTQEEFHILLLDTKNKLLRSSQISVGLLDRSHVHPREVFREALRYGTAKIILGHNHPSGDPTPSPQDIECTKNLIEAGEILGIKIVDHLIIGHKLAGDSRQFVSLRQLGLINF is encoded by the coding sequence ATGAATAAGAAAATTAAAGACTTACCCGACTTAGATCGCCCCCGTGAGCGCATGCTCTCGATGGGTGAAGAAGTGCTCAGTGAATCAGAATTAATTGCCCTCATTATCGGCAGTGGCACACGTGAACTTTCCGCTATTGATTTGGCGCGGGTCATTTACCAGCATTTTGATAATTCCCTATTTCGACTCAGCCGAGCTACTTTGGAAGATTTAGAACATATCCATGGAGTTGGACCCGCTAAAGCGACAAGTTTAAAAGCCGTATTTGCCTTGGCAAGAAAACTTATTGTTGAAGAAGCCTTGGAGCAATTCACTATTAACCGCCCCGAGTCTGCTGCTCCCTACTTGATCCAATTACTCTCAGGAAAAACTCAAGAAGAATTCCATATCCTCTTACTCGATACCAAGAACAAACTTTTGCGTTCTTCGCAAATCTCTGTGGGTTTACTGGATCGTTCTCATGTGCATCCCAGAGAAGTTTTTCGAGAAGCCCTACGTTATGGAACAGCCAAAATCATCTTGGGCCATAACCACCCCTCCGGTGATCCCACCCCATCACCACAGGATATCGAATGCACAAAAAACCTCATTGAGGCCGGTGAAATTCTCGGTATTAAAATAGTTGACCACTTAATCATTGGTCATAAACTAGCTGGAGATTCACGTCAGTTTGTCAGCCTACGTCAATTGGGCTTAATCAACTTTTAA
- a CDS encoding alkaline phosphatase family protein translates to MKFIKLGNAIMLKKLCAFLLASTSFTGFALEEKPKLILQITVDQLRADLPLRYMQNFKKGGFRYLYQEGVVYTDAHHPHANTETIVGHTTLATGATPSIHGMVGNVWLDRSTGKTKYNIEDPDYHLLSKNADVDKKTEIDPTQKAASTDGRSPAGILSTTFSDELAVHTAGQAKIFGVSVKDRGAVAMAGHAGKAYWFSKAAGTFVTSNYYMDRYPLWVEKWNGSGKLNSYKKNHWKLSRPLDNYVMKAQDDVPWETDIAGFGKKFPHPYKEGKYFTTLLTLSPAGDALTLDFAKELLVQEKLGQDEITDYLSVSFSSTDYVGHIFGPSSLEMEDNLYQLDGFLADLFRFVDKKVGLDNTLIVFSADHGAPEVPGYLQSLKIPAKFINPDKWPKEKAIKAIEKQFSIKSQLIEKYEHPYIYFSEEVNARPDSERLAIEQAAVKQLMTISGIHLAVSSRALEQNALPNTAIHRAVLNNFHPKHSGDVYIVFDPNCFINHFDGLEVACTHGSPWSYDTHVPLIFAGYDIDDNTVARRVSTCDLAMTLSNIIGCRPPSGSVANVLEEVLED, encoded by the coding sequence CTGAAATTTATTAAATTAGGAAATGCGATTATGTTAAAAAAACTCTGTGCTTTTTTATTAGCTAGTACAAGCTTTACAGGCTTTGCTTTAGAAGAAAAACCCAAACTCATTTTACAAATTACTGTTGATCAACTGCGTGCTGATTTACCTTTACGGTATATGCAGAATTTCAAAAAGGGTGGCTTCCGCTATCTGTATCAAGAGGGTGTCGTCTACACAGATGCTCATCATCCTCATGCCAATACCGAAACGATCGTTGGCCACACGACTTTAGCCACCGGAGCAACCCCCTCTATACACGGTATGGTCGGCAATGTTTGGCTTGATCGCTCTACGGGAAAAACCAAGTATAACATTGAGGATCCAGATTATCATCTTCTAAGTAAAAATGCCGATGTTGATAAAAAAACTGAAATAGACCCAACGCAAAAAGCTGCCAGCACAGATGGACGTTCTCCTGCGGGCATACTATCTACAACTTTTAGTGATGAACTTGCAGTTCACACTGCGGGACAAGCAAAGATTTTTGGTGTCTCGGTAAAAGATCGCGGGGCAGTCGCTATGGCAGGACATGCCGGTAAAGCCTATTGGTTTTCAAAAGCAGCCGGTACTTTCGTTACTTCTAATTACTATATGGATCGTTACCCACTGTGGGTCGAAAAATGGAATGGCTCAGGAAAACTCAATTCATATAAAAAGAATCATTGGAAACTTAGTCGTCCATTAGATAATTATGTCATGAAGGCTCAAGATGACGTCCCATGGGAAACTGATATCGCCGGCTTTGGCAAAAAATTTCCTCACCCTTACAAAGAAGGTAAATATTTCACCACATTGCTAACTTTGAGTCCTGCTGGCGATGCCCTTACTCTAGATTTTGCAAAAGAACTCTTAGTCCAGGAAAAGCTGGGACAAGATGAAATTACAGATTACCTCTCTGTCAGCTTTTCTTCTACCGATTACGTTGGCCATATCTTTGGTCCATCAAGCTTAGAAATGGAAGATAATCTTTATCAACTCGATGGTTTTCTAGCTGATTTATTTCGTTTTGTCGATAAAAAGGTAGGTCTTGATAATACCCTTATCGTTTTTTCCGCTGATCATGGTGCCCCAGAAGTCCCCGGTTACCTTCAGAGTCTCAAAATTCCAGCTAAATTTATTAATCCCGATAAATGGCCTAAAGAAAAAGCTATTAAAGCCATTGAAAAACAATTTTCCATCAAGAGCCAACTCATTGAAAAATATGAGCACCCTTATATCTATTTTTCTGAAGAAGTGAACGCTAGACCCGACTCTGAGCGCCTAGCTATTGAGCAGGCAGCAGTTAAACAATTGATGACTATTTCTGGTATTCACTTGGCTGTATCTAGCCGTGCTCTAGAACAAAATGCCCTCCCTAATACAGCTATTCATCGTGCCGTACTTAACAATTTTCATCCGAAGCATTCGGGTGATGTCTATATAGTTTTTGATCCTAATTGTTTCATTAATCATTTTGATGGTCTGGAAGTTGCTTGTACACATGGTTCCCCTTGGTCCTACGATACACACGTCCCTTTAATTTTCGCTGGCTACGATATTGATGATAATACTGTGGCACGTCGTGTCAGTACCTGTGATTTAGCCATGACTCTTTCCAACATCATTGGCTGCCGCCCACCATCGGGGTCTGTCGCTAATGTCTTAGAAGAAGTTTTAGAGGATTAA
- a CDS encoding mechanosensitive ion channel domain-containing protein: protein MKRTLFILSTLLLFFNYSLFAQSGSTENIQEDLTSFEGQVKSLKDKKDSLSAKETQTLQNLQKAIALINQTLDTNKRINSLKKEIALAPEQQADFDQQLLKFKALKVNQSQVDKLDLTQLETAYKKHKESGLNLKEKFDISTQNIVKHQQIRDTIQEKILKNVERISALNKKSSDPGDTSSFKEKYSKYELIKLDAENKLFRLQQSSFSTLNKRRNALKSLLGAQYANFEETNKFWSAYILKRRSQEVNKQEKVALSESQQMMDQSPEIKLVFNRNVVLLQKLKELNQLRATVNAQLKVKNEKFDFLKNNFNDTKDMLTRRILNEVVGVALRQKFTNLSDLSEDGVNKGDTLKIMSELERDMLMWRQELKSLNHIPQKIDALLVNNKKLDDPLRKKLTSTFSDQRNYILQIQDASQLYFDKVHALHALNEQLKLEVESYKTYIKGHLFWIPSSEVLNLTSLKNLPDDFESVFLALSWGNLSDRYKSSWLSYKWTHITFILVFFFLLIFRFLYLKLLSKDTEISKVQSFKNTLKFFLSNTALSLLVPTCLYYFSFALSPQADSSAHATISISHSFKALSIFYFFTFFIASAMRPNGLGVRCFGWDKELSANYFKLISLWLYIVAPFIFLGQLSNKVYDAHIDNISKFGIISNVLLVFAIFVYTFINRKKFLPEFEIHAKAHKLLKLAYFSSILVMSSILVLAFQGYFYSAFILKNLTVRMGIHCIIIFFLSSLIQSYLLRRRQKLAELSVRKKLAIKETEKLQLQHEVLIEQQEKILENEMVETRRGYSSLLKILFFAGVFYIWQVFFPALNILDQYTLWTHTVEVNEAPAIVQITVKNLLTVFIFVIATFYCSSALPNILKVFILNKLSFDQGQKFTIVTLLQYLIITVGLFYSFEKLGVNWSEFQWLIAALSVGLGFGLQEIVANFVSGLIVLFERPYRVGDIVTVGQTSGTVSKIQIRATTIRDWDRRELIIPNKSFITGEFINWSLSDSISRVVIAIKVQLDSDVKRVHKLLEDLGEKHPNTLDEPKPQVFITDMASDGISFELRVFVPASKYRLTTKDELLAAIHGHFEEQNIQISSPHYKIDLNQNSSI, encoded by the coding sequence ATGAAACGCACTCTATTCATTTTAAGTACTTTATTACTTTTTTTCAATTATTCACTATTCGCTCAATCAGGCTCAACTGAGAATATACAAGAAGACCTGACTAGCTTTGAGGGGCAAGTCAAATCACTCAAAGATAAGAAAGATTCTTTAAGTGCAAAAGAGACTCAAACCCTGCAAAACCTGCAAAAAGCCATTGCTTTAATCAATCAAACATTAGATACCAATAAGCGTATCAATTCACTTAAAAAAGAAATTGCACTGGCTCCTGAACAGCAAGCTGATTTTGATCAACAATTACTTAAGTTTAAAGCCTTAAAAGTTAATCAATCTCAAGTCGACAAACTCGACCTCACTCAACTTGAAACGGCTTATAAAAAACATAAAGAAAGTGGACTTAATTTAAAAGAAAAATTCGATATCAGTACACAGAATATTGTTAAGCACCAACAAATTCGCGATACCATTCAAGAAAAAATACTGAAAAATGTCGAACGTATTAGTGCTCTTAATAAAAAAAGTTCTGACCCAGGGGATACCTCCTCCTTTAAAGAAAAATATTCAAAATATGAGCTCATAAAACTCGACGCTGAAAATAAACTTTTCAGGCTTCAGCAAAGTTCATTCTCGACTCTCAATAAGCGTAGGAATGCCTTGAAATCCCTTTTGGGAGCTCAATATGCTAACTTTGAAGAAACCAATAAATTCTGGAGTGCGTATATCCTAAAACGGCGCAGTCAAGAAGTCAATAAACAGGAAAAAGTCGCACTTTCAGAATCCCAGCAAATGATGGATCAATCACCTGAAATTAAACTTGTCTTTAATCGCAATGTAGTTTTATTACAAAAACTAAAAGAACTCAATCAACTTCGCGCCACAGTTAATGCTCAACTCAAAGTGAAGAATGAGAAATTCGACTTTTTAAAAAATAACTTTAATGACACTAAAGATATGTTAACAAGACGTATCCTCAATGAAGTTGTGGGGGTCGCTCTTAGACAAAAATTTACTAATTTAAGTGACTTAAGTGAAGACGGTGTGAATAAAGGGGACACATTGAAAATCATGTCTGAACTCGAAAGAGACATGCTCATGTGGCGACAAGAATTAAAATCGCTGAACCATATTCCACAAAAAATTGATGCCCTCTTGGTGAATAACAAAAAACTTGATGACCCACTTAGAAAAAAACTCACAAGTACGTTTTCCGACCAGAGAAATTATATCTTACAAATCCAAGATGCTAGCCAACTTTATTTTGATAAAGTCCACGCACTTCACGCTTTAAATGAGCAACTAAAACTCGAAGTTGAATCATACAAAACTTATATAAAAGGACATTTATTCTGGATCCCAAGTTCTGAAGTACTCAATTTGACTAGTCTAAAAAACTTACCCGATGATTTTGAAAGTGTTTTCTTAGCTCTAAGCTGGGGGAATTTAAGTGACCGCTACAAATCGTCATGGCTTTCGTACAAATGGACACACATTACTTTTATTTTAGTTTTCTTCTTTTTGCTGATTTTTAGATTTCTATACCTCAAATTGTTAAGTAAAGATACAGAAATAAGTAAAGTACAAAGTTTCAAAAATACCCTCAAATTTTTCTTGTCTAATACGGCATTAAGCCTGCTCGTTCCTACTTGTTTATATTATTTCTCCTTCGCTCTAAGTCCCCAGGCTGATAGTAGCGCTCATGCGACCATTAGTATTTCTCATAGTTTCAAAGCTTTATCAATTTTTTACTTTTTCACTTTTTTTATCGCTAGTGCAATGCGCCCCAATGGATTAGGGGTAAGATGCTTTGGCTGGGATAAAGAATTATCGGCTAATTATTTTAAGCTGATCAGCCTATGGCTTTATATTGTCGCGCCTTTTATCTTTCTAGGGCAACTTTCGAATAAAGTATATGATGCGCATATCGATAACATCTCTAAATTTGGTATTATTAGTAATGTCCTTCTCGTGTTCGCGATTTTTGTTTATACTTTTATCAATAGGAAAAAATTCCTCCCTGAATTCGAAATCCATGCTAAAGCTCATAAACTCCTCAAACTTGCTTATTTTTCTTCAATCCTTGTCATGTCTTCAATTTTAGTTTTAGCGTTTCAAGGCTATTTCTATTCAGCATTTATCCTTAAGAATCTTACCGTTCGAATGGGGATTCACTGTATCATTATTTTCTTTTTATCTAGCCTCATCCAAAGTTACTTATTGCGAAGACGACAAAAACTTGCCGAACTCAGCGTTCGTAAAAAACTCGCCATTAAAGAAACTGAAAAACTTCAGCTGCAACATGAGGTTCTCATTGAGCAGCAAGAGAAAATCCTAGAAAATGAAATGGTCGAAACTCGTAGAGGCTATTCAAGTCTTCTGAAAATTTTATTCTTTGCTGGTGTCTTCTACATCTGGCAAGTTTTTTTCCCCGCTTTAAATATTCTAGACCAATACACACTTTGGACCCACACAGTAGAAGTGAATGAGGCTCCCGCAATTGTACAAATTACAGTTAAAAACCTCTTGACTGTCTTTATCTTTGTCATTGCCACTTTTTACTGCTCTAGTGCCCTACCTAATATTTTAAAAGTTTTTATCCTCAATAAGCTCTCCTTTGATCAAGGGCAAAAGTTTACAATTGTTACCCTACTCCAGTACTTAATCATTACTGTGGGACTTTTTTATTCATTTGAAAAACTGGGTGTTAATTGGTCTGAGTTTCAATGGCTTATTGCTGCACTTAGTGTGGGCTTAGGTTTTGGTTTACAGGAGATTGTAGCCAACTTTGTATCTGGTTTAATCGTCTTATTTGAGCGCCCCTACCGCGTCGGAGATATTGTCACAGTAGGACAGACTAGTGGTACTGTTTCAAAAATCCAAATTCGCGCCACCACCATTCGCGACTGGGATAGACGCGAACTTATTATTCCCAATAAAAGCTTTATTACGGGAGAATTTATTAACTGGTCATTATCAGACTCCATTAGTCGAGTGGTTATCGCAATCAAAGTACAACTCGACTCTGATGTGAAACGTGTACACAAACTTTTAGAGGACTTAGGGGAGAAACATCCTAATACTTTAGATGAACCTAAACCGCAGGTTTTCATAACTGACATGGCAAGTGATGGCATCTCATTCGAACTTCGTGTCTTTGTCCCTGCAAGTAAGTACCGCTTAACGACAAAGGATGAACTATTAGCCGCTATTCATGGTCACTTTGAAGAACAAAATATTCAAATATCTAGTCCTCATTACAAGATTGATCTTAATCAAAATAGCTCCATTTAA
- a CDS encoding sulfatase-like hydrolase/transferase, which yields MTINKMKKFSGGLMAFATIFAGSSNIQANEPIIRDAEYYLLEAQNAEKWAKDDMAIEQKLESFMKKNGGKAPNIVYILLDDLGFGEIGMPDLDVIRGYKTPNISKFATEGLSMQRMYSEPSCTPTRVAMMTGRLPVRTGMVEAKATISGEGLSGKEVLLPEVLLKAGYTTSHVGKWHLGELEQSYANNQGFEHAEFPIHQQGQLAIMHKDSERQHIITGVQKNGAAQTFTLDKSFVADPSNMVTGLEQDKDGKLYEVDLKPGEQWSQAKYRAMNERYQTNTIKELRRLAKQDKPFFLNYWPLFPLSFVRENREFKTLNGGTVAESIVECDQWIGDILKEIDKLGLAKNTIVIIMGDNGPFMQYAGPSGQSDRIYRGGKADHLEGGVRVNAFMRWEGVIEPGTRAEDIIHVSDLYTTFARLAGAEKHIPRDRIIDGFDQSGVLMLGETHGRRDYVFVYEGTALKSIVKNKYKMHLPAPGENPIAAKIFDLYRDSREDRPMDSIQYGPWAGGQFANIAKRHMMRKMKYPDNKATYGMPYEGIQNLRPETKQMIELFKVAMMAPKK from the coding sequence ATGACTATTAATAAAATGAAGAAATTCAGCGGTGGCCTGATGGCTTTTGCGACGATATTTGCGGGAAGCTCAAATATTCAGGCAAATGAACCGATTATTCGCGATGCAGAATATTATTTGCTAGAAGCGCAAAATGCCGAGAAATGGGCAAAAGATGACATGGCGATAGAGCAAAAGCTTGAATCGTTTATGAAGAAAAATGGCGGTAAGGCACCCAATATTGTCTACATCCTTTTAGATGATCTTGGTTTTGGTGAGATCGGCATGCCGGACTTAGATGTGATCCGTGGTTATAAGACCCCAAATATCTCAAAGTTTGCAACTGAAGGCCTGAGTATGCAACGCATGTATAGCGAACCTTCTTGTACGCCGACACGTGTAGCAATGATGACGGGACGCCTCCCCGTACGTACTGGCATGGTAGAAGCCAAGGCAACGATATCGGGAGAAGGTCTTTCAGGTAAAGAAGTATTATTGCCTGAAGTATTACTCAAAGCAGGTTACACGACTTCTCACGTGGGCAAATGGCATTTGGGTGAACTTGAACAATCCTATGCCAATAATCAAGGTTTTGAGCATGCGGAATTTCCGATTCACCAGCAAGGTCAATTGGCGATTATGCATAAAGATAGTGAGCGTCAGCACATTATTACTGGTGTTCAAAAAAATGGAGCTGCGCAAACCTTCACTTTAGATAAGAGTTTTGTAGCTGATCCATCTAATATGGTAACAGGCCTAGAACAGGATAAAGATGGCAAGCTTTACGAAGTCGACCTCAAGCCCGGTGAGCAATGGAGCCAAGCTAAATACCGCGCCATGAATGAACGTTACCAAACAAATACGATCAAAGAATTGCGTCGTCTGGCCAAGCAGGATAAGCCATTTTTTCTCAATTACTGGCCTTTATTTCCTTTGTCATTTGTCCGTGAAAATAGAGAATTTAAGACTTTGAATGGTGGGACCGTCGCTGAATCAATCGTGGAATGCGATCAATGGATTGGTGATATTTTGAAAGAGATTGATAAACTTGGCTTAGCCAAAAATACAATCGTTATAATCATGGGTGATAATGGTCCCTTTATGCAGTATGCGGGGCCATCAGGTCAGTCGGATCGCATCTACCGCGGCGGTAAAGCAGACCATTTAGAAGGTGGAGTTCGCGTCAATGCCTTCATGCGTTGGGAAGGCGTTATTGAGCCAGGAACTAGAGCCGAAGATATAATTCACGTCTCAGATCTTTACACCACTTTTGCGCGTCTTGCAGGTGCAGAAAAACATATCCCTCGTGATCGTATTATTGATGGCTTTGACCAGAGTGGCGTCCTTATGTTGGGCGAGACTCACGGACGTCGTGATTATGTTTTTGTTTATGAGGGCACAGCCTTAAAATCGATTGTCAAAAATAAGTATAAGATGCATTTACCTGCACCAGGAGAGAATCCCATTGCAGCAAAGATTTTTGATCTCTATCGCGATTCACGCGAAGACCGCCCGATGGATTCAATTCAGTATGGGCCATGGGCAGGAGGTCAATTTGCGAACATCGCCAAACGTCACATGATGCGTAAAATGAAGTACCCGGATAATAAAGCAACTTATGGCATGCCTTATGAGGGTATTCAGAACTTGCGTCCTGAAACAAAACAAATGATCGAATTATTTAAAGTAGCTATGATGGCACCAAAAAAATAA
- a CDS encoding OmpP1/FadL family transporter: protein MLKKFIATSLLLGTSSAFAGGLDLVVYGTPASVATAGNSNLTNTDEATILMTNPAGMAFTSADMFSTGIQVLSLDMDFKDKGSTTGGNDGGKIGSNELMPTAYYIQHLDDQWTFGIGMNAHTGLSLEYDDNWVGRYNMQSVTLTTLQLSPAFSYKVNDKLSVGFGLIIDYAIYEAEVAINTLAPGDGKMKYEDEDWAFGVTLGMMYQISDATRFSFTYQSEIEHEFQDKPNFSNTPGGSIIGGIIDKVDLEMTLPQMVKMGISHEVNEDWKLYGSASWEEWSRFGEIAVDSGLGSNDLNRNYNDTYGFGLGAAYKLNPDWTLMCGYRYDSSMVDSGNMTADLPSDEIHRYGVGAEYQYAENMTIGFGYSYVDLGSPSLNQDSGAGTASGDYDAAIHIATVGLNYWF from the coding sequence ATGCTTAAAAAATTTATTGCAACATCTTTATTACTGGGAACGAGCTCAGCCTTTGCAGGAGGTTTGGATTTAGTGGTCTATGGAACACCAGCGAGTGTAGCGACTGCGGGCAATAGTAATTTAACAAATACTGACGAAGCAACAATACTTATGACCAACCCGGCAGGTATGGCTTTCACTAGTGCCGATATGTTTTCAACGGGGATTCAAGTCTTATCATTAGATATGGATTTCAAAGATAAAGGCAGTACAACAGGTGGCAATGATGGGGGAAAAATAGGCTCAAATGAGTTAATGCCAACGGCCTATTATATTCAGCACTTGGATGATCAGTGGACTTTCGGTATTGGGATGAATGCTCATACGGGGCTCAGTTTAGAATATGACGATAATTGGGTCGGACGCTATAATATGCAAAGCGTCACCTTAACTACACTCCAACTATCTCCAGCATTTTCTTACAAGGTTAACGACAAGCTATCTGTTGGTTTTGGCTTAATCATTGATTATGCCATATATGAGGCTGAAGTTGCTATTAATACACTGGCTCCCGGCGATGGTAAAATGAAATACGAAGATGAAGACTGGGCTTTCGGTGTAACTTTGGGTATGATGTATCAAATCAGCGATGCAACGCGATTTTCCTTTACTTATCAGTCTGAAATAGAGCATGAGTTCCAGGATAAACCTAATTTTTCTAATACTCCTGGGGGAAGCATTATTGGTGGGATCATTGATAAGGTAGATTTAGAGATGACTTTGCCTCAAATGGTGAAAATGGGCATTAGTCATGAAGTCAATGAAGATTGGAAACTCTATGGATCAGCCAGTTGGGAAGAATGGAGTCGTTTTGGGGAAATTGCAGTAGATTCAGGTTTAGGTTCAAACGACCTTAATCGTAACTACAATGATACTTACGGTTTTGGTTTAGGCGCAGCCTACAAGCTCAATCCCGATTGGACTTTGATGTGTGGTTATCGCTATGATAGCTCAATGGTGGATTCAGGAAATATGACTGCTGATTTACCTTCAGACGAAATTCATCGCTACGGTGTGGGTGCGGAATATCAATACGCCGAAAATATGACCATTGGTTTTGGTTATTCTTACGTCGACCTAGGGAGTCCATCACTTAATCAAGACTCCGGAGCAGGTACTGCAAGCGGTGACTACGATGCCGCCATTCACATTGCTACAGTTGGTTTAAATTACTGGTTTTAA
- a CDS encoding DUF4345 domain-containing protein, whose amino-acid sequence MKFAKIFLIAACLGLVPIALGYGLMPVKTMKMMFGLEVAAPNGVHIFRAIMGLYLALVVFWSMGVKNEKFTRPAVYSLIVFMFGLAAGRALSLLVDGVPHWLLTAYMILEIGFGVVGLQVLKAMDKDENKSNS is encoded by the coding sequence ATGAAATTCGCAAAAATATTTTTAATAGCGGCATGTCTCGGTTTAGTTCCCATAGCACTCGGCTATGGCTTGATGCCAGTAAAGACAATGAAAATGATGTTTGGTTTAGAAGTAGCTGCGCCGAATGGCGTGCATATATTTCGTGCCATAATGGGTTTATATTTAGCCTTAGTTGTCTTTTGGTCCATGGGGGTTAAAAATGAAAAATTTACTCGCCCTGCAGTTTACAGTTTAATTGTCTTTATGTTTGGTTTAGCCGCAGGACGAGCTTTGAGCCTTCTAGTGGATGGTGTGCCTCACTGGCTTTTAACCGCCTATATGATTCTGGAAATCGGTTTTGGTGTAGTGGGCTTACAGGTATTAAAGGCAATGGATAAAGATGAAAATAAATCTAATTCCTAG
- a CDS encoding arylsulfatase: MKFSFSLKLLCSGLLTTCISAQEKPNILVMWGDDVGETNISAYSNGIMGYETPNIDRLAEEGAMFTHYYTQQSCTAGRASFILGQSPFRTGLLSIGLPGSLHGIPSWTPTIADLLKEQGYVTAQFGKNHLGDQDKHLPTNHGFDEFFGNLYHLNAEEEPETYYYPKDKEFHKKFGPRGVIKSTADGKVEDTGPLTRKRMETVDEDLLKASLDFIDRAHQAKKPFFIWYNSTRMHVWTRQQKKYIGATGVGIYPDGMYEHDLHIGKFLDKLDSLDIADNTIVIYSTDNGAQKVAWPDGGTNPYNGEKGTTNEGGFRGPCLIRWPGKIKARTRINKMMSHEDWMPTLLAAAGEDKLVEKLKNGYKANGKTWKIHPDGFNFIPYLTEKTKVAPREAFFYFSSSGQLNAIRWKEWKLNFAKEAGDQFTATRSVSALPEIINLYADPFETAPKEAGMYVRWMADNMWLIGPAATHIKKFQMTLGKYPLQKGASNNPAGLNYDTIRVESKN, encoded by the coding sequence ATGAAATTTTCATTTAGTTTAAAATTACTTTGTAGCGGCCTATTAACCACTTGTATTTCTGCTCAAGAAAAACCAAATATCTTGGTCATGTGGGGAGATGACGTTGGAGAAACGAATATAAGCGCTTATTCAAACGGCATTATGGGATATGAAACACCCAATATTGACCGACTTGCTGAGGAAGGGGCGATGTTTACCCATTATTATACACAGCAGTCTTGTACCGCTGGTCGTGCTTCGTTCATATTAGGTCAATCACCATTTCGTACTGGCTTACTTTCTATCGGTCTACCTGGCTCATTGCATGGTATTCCATCTTGGACACCGACAATTGCTGATTTACTCAAAGAGCAGGGCTATGTCACAGCACAATTTGGAAAAAATCATTTGGGTGACCAAGACAAACATTTGCCAACTAATCATGGCTTTGATGAGTTCTTTGGTAATCTTTATCACTTAAATGCTGAAGAAGAACCTGAAACTTATTACTATCCTAAAGATAAAGAGTTTCACAAAAAATTTGGGCCAAGAGGAGTCATTAAATCAACTGCCGATGGCAAAGTTGAAGATACAGGGCCACTCACTCGAAAAAGAATGGAGACCGTGGATGAAGATCTCCTCAAGGCTTCTTTAGATTTTATTGATCGTGCCCACCAAGCAAAAAAACCATTTTTCATATGGTATAACTCAACGAGAATGCACGTCTGGACACGTCAACAAAAAAAGTATATCGGTGCAACTGGCGTAGGCATATACCCAGATGGAATGTATGAACATGATTTGCATATAGGTAAATTTTTAGACAAGCTAGATTCTTTGGATATAGCTGATAACACGATTGTGATTTATTCCACTGATAATGGCGCTCAAAAAGTAGCTTGGCCGGATGGTGGTACAAATCCTTATAATGGTGAAAAAGGAACGACAAATGAAGGTGGCTTTAGAGGTCCATGCTTGATTAGGTGGCCGGGTAAAATCAAAGCGAGAACTCGCATCAACAAAATGATGTCACACGAGGACTGGATGCCTACTTTATTAGCTGCTGCAGGAGAAGATAAATTAGTAGAAAAACTAAAAAATGGTTATAAGGCAAATGGGAAAACATGGAAAATTCACCCTGATGGTTTTAATTTCATTCCCTATTTGACGGAAAAAACTAAGGTAGCACCAAGAGAAGCTTTCTTTTATTTCTCTTCCTCAGGTCAACTCAACGCAATTCGTTGGAAAGAATGGAAACTAAATTTTGCTAAAGAAGCTGGCGATCAATTTACTGCGACTAGATCGGTATCTGCTTTACCAGAAATCATTAATTTATATGCCGACCCCTTTGAGACAGCACCCAAAGAAGCAGGCATGTATGTGCGCTGGATGGCAGATAACATGTGGTTAATTGGTCCTGCGGCGACTCACATAAAGAAATTCCAAATGACCCTCGGGAAATACCCTCTACAGAAGGGCGCAAGCAATAACCCTGCAGGCTTAAATTACGATACAATTCGAGTCGAAAGCAAAAATTAA